A single genomic interval of Gossypium raimondii isolate GPD5lz chromosome 11, ASM2569854v1, whole genome shotgun sequence harbors:
- the LOC128034654 gene encoding uncharacterized protein LOC128034654, translated as MGEMTQEPGFEIPNQEEDDLKLQEPINLSLLHLDNFKNNQQNRHSCTTCACNVTASNPMKRPSPESIAEHKSKKPLLENQYSLSGFSKIPLPLLQRSTSDPYTPTKPNLSDTAKTLEDTPLSKGSASSSLPPRAPVLSRSISDPIFSPAKSLSRSSSSYEMGVELIKEESPSAKRLKRMKERMKEMSNWWGEAMREVEDVLCTTEAIKDNGEPDCEEAVRVEKIGECLDLHFKCPCGKGYKILLSGKNCYYKLI; from the exons ATGGGTGAAATGACCCAAGAACCAGGCTTTGAAATTCCAAACCAGGAAGAAGATGACCTTAAACTCCAAGAACCCATCAACCTATCCCTCCTCCACCTTGATAACTTCAAGAACAACCAGCAAAACCGCCATTCGTGCACAACCTGTGCCTGCAATGTCACCGCTTCCAACCCAATGAAACGTCCTTCTCCTGAATCAATCGCTGAACACAAGTCCAAAAAGCCTTTGCTCGAGAATCAGTACTCCCTTTCTGGCTTCTCCAAGATCCCTCTTCCACTGCTTCAACGCTCTACTTCTGACCCTTATACACCTACAAAACCTAACCTTTCGGACACTGCAAAGACCTTAGAAGATACCCCACTGTCAAAAGGAAGTGCTTCTTCTTCATTGCCTCCAAGAGCCCCTGTCTTAAGCAGGTCTATATCTGATCCCATTTTTTCTCCTGCCAAGTCCTTGTCAAGGTCTTCAAGCTCCTACGAGATGGGGGTGGAATTGATCAAGGAAGAGAGTCCCAGTGCCAAG AGATTGAAGAGAATGAAGGAGCGGATGAAAGAAATGAGCAATTGGTGGGGTGAGGCTATGCGAGAAGTTGAAGATGTACTGTGCACCACTGAGGCAATCAAG GATAATGGTGAGCCAGATTGTGAAGAAGCTGTGAGAGTGGAGAAAATTGGGGAATGTTTGGACCTTCATTTCAAGTGCCCTTGCGGAAAAGGCTATAAAATTCTTCTATCTGGAAAGAACTGCTATTACAAGCTCATCTAG
- the LOC105804556 gene encoding germin-like protein subfamily 1 member 13, which yields MKGHCSFLAVFALLALASILVTSAYDPSPLQDTCVAINDPKTGIFVNGKFCKDPKFVTADDFFYSGLNIPRDTSNPVGSVVTPVNVDQIPGLNTMGISLVRIDYAPYGGLNAPHTHPRATEILVVLEGTLYVGFVTSNPDNRLISKVLYPGDVFVFPIGLIHFQQNVGKTNAVAFAGLSSQNPGVITIANAVFGSNPPINPDVLARAFQLDNNVVKYLQSRFGWKNN from the exons ATGAAAGGTCATTGTAGTTTCCTAGCAGTTTTTGCCTTATTGGCGTTGGCTTCCATTTTGGTCACCTCAGCTTATGACCCAAGCCCTCTCCAGGATACCTGTGTAGCCATCAATGACCCCAAGACTGGAA TATTTGTCAATGGAAAGTTCTGCAAGGACCCGAAGTTTGTTACAGCAGATGATTTCTTCTACTCAGGGCTTAACATCCCAAGAGACACATCAAATCCTGTTGGATCAGTTGTGACTCCGGTGAATGTTGACCAAATACCAGGCCTTAACACTATGGGCATATCCTTGGTTCGTATCGACTATGCACCCTATGGAGGGCTCAATGCACCTCACACTCACCCTCGTGCAACCGAGATCTTAGTTGTCTTGGAAGGCACACTCTATGTTGGTTTCGTTACCTCCAACCCCGATAATCGCCTCATATCCAAAGTCCTTTATCCGGGAGACGTTTTCGTCTTTCCTATCGGCCTCATTCACTTCCAGCAAAATGTGGGAAAGACTAATGCCGTTGCCTTTGCTGGTTTGAGTAGCCAGAATCCTGGGGTGATTACCATAGCAAATGCTGTTTTTGGATCGAATCCACCTATCAATCCTGATGTTCTTGCAAGAGCTTTCCAGCTTGACAACAATGTGGTGAAGTATCTCCAGTCTCGTTTCGGGTGGAAAAACAATTGA
- the LOC105804554 gene encoding LOW QUALITY PROTEIN: uncharacterized protein LOC105804554 (The sequence of the model RefSeq protein was modified relative to this genomic sequence to represent the inferred CDS: deleted 1 base in 1 codon): MGEMTQEPGFEIPNQEEDDLKLQEPINLSLLHLDNFKNNQQNRHSCTTCACNVTASNPMKRPSPESIAEHKSKKPLLENQYSLSGFSKIPLPLLQRSTSDPYTPTKPNLSDTAKTLEDTPLSKGSASSSLPPRAPVLSRSISDPIFSPAKSLSRSSSSYEMGVELIKEESPSAKRLKRMKERMKEMSNWWGEAMQVEDVLCTTEAIKDNGEPDCEEAVRVEKIGECLDLHFKCPCGKGYKILLSGKNCYYKLI; encoded by the exons ATGGGTGAAATGACCCAAGAACCAGGCTTTGAAATTCCAAACCAGGAAGAAGATGACCTTAAACTCCAAGAACCCATCAACCTATCCCTCCTCCACCTTGATAACTTCAAGAACAACCAGCAAAACCGCCATTCGTGCACAACCTGTGCCTGCAATGTCACCGCTTCCAACCCAATGAAACGTCCTTCTCCTGAATCAATCGCTGAACACAAGTCCAAAAAGCCTTTGCTCGAGAATCAGTACTCCCTTTCTGGCTTCTCCAAGATCCCTCTTCCACTGCTTCAACGCTCTACTTCTGACCCTTATACACCTACAAAACCTAACCTTTCGGACACTGCAAAGACCTTAGAAGATACCCCACTGTCAAAAGGAAGTGCTTCTTCTTCATTGCCTCCAAGAGCCCCTGTCTTAAGCAGGTCTATATCTGATCCCATTTTTTCTCCTGCCAAGTCCTTGTCAAGGTCTTCAAGCTCCTACGAGATGGGGGTGGAATTGATCAAGGAAGAGAGTCCCAGTGCCAAG AGATTGAAGAGAATGAAGGAGCGGATGAAAGAAATGAGCAATTGGTGGGGTGAGGCTATGC AAGTTGAAGATGTACTGTGCACCACTGAGGCAATCAAG GATAATGGTGAGCCAGATTGTGAAGAAGCTGTGAGAGTGGAGAAAATTGGGGAATGTTTGGACCTTCATTTCAAGTGCCCTTGCGGAAAAGGCTATAAAATTCTTCTATCTGGAAAGAACTGCTATTACAAGCTCATCTAG
- the LOC128034655 gene encoding germin-like protein subfamily 1 member 11 gives MEGFHFLQALFILTLASSLAYASDPSPLQDFCVAINDPNDAVFVNGKVCKDAKLATADDFFFSGLNIGKITSNSVGSSVTPVNVAQISGLNTLGISLARIDYAANGGLNPPHTHPRATEILVVLEGTLYVGFVTSNPDNRLIAEVLNKGDVFVFPVGLVHFQFNPGKSKAVAIAALSSQDPGVITIANAVFGSDPSINPDVLSKAFKLDKSMVKSLQSKF, from the exons ATGGAAGGCTTTCATTTCCTCCAAGCCCTTTTCATCTTAACTCTGGCATCCTCTTTGGCCTATGCCTCTGATCCTAGCCCTCTTCAGGACTTTTGTGTAGCCATAAATGACCCCAATGATGCTG TGTTTGTAAATGGGAAAGTATGCAAAGACGCAAAGCTTGCCACAGCAGATGACTTCTTCTTTTCTGGACTCAATATCGgaaaaatcacatcaaattcagtTGGGTCATCTGTCACTCCTGTTAATGTTGCGCAAATCTCAGGACTTAACACTCTCGGGATATCTTTGGCTCGAATTGACTATGCAGCTAATGGTGGTCTAAACCCTCCTCACACTCACCCTCGTGCCACGGAGATTCTTGTGGTCTTGGAAGGCACGCTCTATGTTGGTTTTGTTACATCCAACCCAGATAATCGTCTAATTGCAGAAGTCTTAAACAAGGGGGACGTTTTTGTGTTCCCAGTTGGTCTCGTTCACTTCCAATTCAATCCAGGAAAGAGTAAAGCTGTTGCTATTGCTGCTTTGAGCAGCCAAGATCCTGGTGTTATTACAATAGCAAATGCAGTGTTTGGATCAGATCCATCTATTAATCCCGATGTTCTTTCCAAGGCCTTTAAATTGGACAAAAGTATGGTGAAAAGTCTCCAATCCAAATTCTGA